One genomic segment of Nerophis lumbriciformis linkage group LG20, RoL_Nlum_v2.1, whole genome shotgun sequence includes these proteins:
- the LOC133619167 gene encoding uncharacterized protein, with amino-acid sequence MDDSCYAKMATFGKREHERESAPPTSCKSPTEEKTKTADKGDRVEVSNNVILEADEKLADEDFKQRAAMIVSLKKAVEFTSEEMKECKSQMKKVEEQNKRLCKEKNDVKEEMLGKSKRCEEKTGPHVYINVQRIGDVQQLTGHPEELPPQPQGESSTLKQERPWPPHIKEEEKELCITQEADPTKLPPTVVSVKTEDDEEKPQVDNLLAPLSDSEAEDEVEVTLSSDTDCEDDMRTHTDNKHSGCSKKKKRDKNGLIFSACGSTHESNLTGQMRTHTEEKSYTCSVCGKICSCKTSLTRHMRTHTGKKRFKCPFCSKRFLRRNHLPRHMRTHTGEKPFNCSDCSKRFSTRSRLTEHMRIHTGEKPFNCSECGKMFSHKGTWTSHMARHTGEKPLNCSECGQMFYCKYTLAKHMVTHTSEKLFNCSVCCKTFASNAYLVTHMRRHTEGKQCVCSVCEKRFYRNGDLVQHMKTHTGEKPFKCSVCGRGFAYKYALPRHMRSHTGEKPFSCSVCYRSFSSMIALKQHTMKHTGD; translated from the exons atggacgactcatgctatgctaagatggcgacgttcggtaaaagagaacatgaaagagaatcagcgCCACCAACTTCctgcaaatcaccaacggaggaAAAGACCAAAACTGCAGATAAAGGTGACCGCGTGGAAGTTTCCAACAACGTCATTCTGGAGGCTGATGAGAAATTAGCCGACGAAGACTTCAAACAAAgggccgccatgattgttagcttgaagaaggcagtggagttcacatcagaggagatgaaagaatgcaaaagtcaaatgaagaaagtggaagagcaaaacaagcgcttgtGTAAAGAAAAGAATGATGTGAAAGAAGAGATGTTGGGGAAGAGTAAGAGATGTGAAGAGAAGACTGGACCACATGTCTACATCAACGTGCAGAGGATTGGAG acgtccagcagctgactGGTCATCCAGAAGAACTTCCTCCTCAGCCGCAGGGtgagagctccactttgaagcaagaGCGTCCAtggcccccccacattaaagaggaagagaagGAACTCTGCATAACGCAGGAAGCTGATCCCACCAAGTTGCCAccgactgttgtctctgtgaagactgaagatgatgaagagaaaccacaagtagacaacctcttagctccactatcagatagtgaggctgaagacgaggttgaagtaactttgagcagcgatacagactgtgaagatgatatgaggactcacactgacaacaaacactctgggtgctcaaaaaagaaaaagagggaTAAAAATGGTTTGATTTTCTCGGCTTGTGGCTCCACTCATGAGAGCAATTTGACTGGAcagatgagaacacacacagaggAGAAATCATATACttgttcagtttgcggtaaaaTATGCTCATGTAAGACAAGTTtgacaagacacatgagaacacacacaggaaagAAGCGTTTTAAAtgcccattttgcagtaaaagatTTTTACGTCGGAATCATTTgccaagacacatgagaacacacacaggagagaaaccttttaattGCTCAGATTGCAGTAAAAGATTTTCTACGAGGTCCagattgactgaacacatgagaatacacacaggagaaaaaccattcaattgttcagaatgtggtaaaatgtTTTCTCACAAGGGCACTTGGACAAGCCACATGgcaagacacacaggagagaaaccacTTAATTGTTCAGAATGTGGtcaaatgttttattgtaagtacaCTTTGGCAAAACACATGGTAACGCACACATCAGAAAAACTGTTTAATTGCTCAGTTTGCTGCAAAACATTTGCTTCTAATGCCTATTTGGTaacacacatgagaagacacacagaagggaaacaatgtgtgtgttcagtttgcgAAAAAAGGTTTTATCGAAACGGCGATTTGGTACAAcatatgaaaacacacacaggagagaaaccgtttaaatgttcagtttgtggcaga